In Coccidioides posadasii str. Silveira chromosome 4, complete sequence, one genomic interval encodes:
- a CDS encoding uncharacterized protein (EggNog:ENOG410PME9~TransMembrane:1 (o302-323i)), translating into MAPGLILEDGCINKRKVMQDEGACREALRRCKAADKQLFDRTLNGYPPRQKLLLEKFVTGETKESLTDRFDVVAKQADQEKVSIGDLIPIDLDIYNDKEKKDPIESYKYATFYNWGQNILNGPLYTCIPKTVFGVQSIVTLAKSIRCGVRVAGYRHSWSSIFGRDKSEDRPFILISLLALERAILGAQANEEALGKWSNIKIELNKIEALDQRPSSISSDQTLVRIGCSATNEDLRRWCLDKKLLTLPLNVIMVAITLGGSNAPICHGAGIKQKTLSDLVYAVEYVDVNGKLQKITQDQKEFLSVASGCFGLLGVVTHLTLVLDKMSYAAMKPLKVPVLEAIPPPEDMVKDLPKELKDKYDKYKPDQIKKFVQDFEKRAMNEYYAEWFWFPLHDQVWINTWSLTQDSASVKDYPDTDEILKQVNETFALEFLQESYRKDRFMSPESATKFISQLAMDALPADCTIETWLPNALHFRRGIHNVRVRDVELEIPLPSSKTNSNTPDLGIVRKAWWQAILLTYENIATCPMRMPLEVRIMGGSDVLMAPQYGNKLGTCAMEILTPRFMEAEWHDFAQAMIDKWMTLRQWNGQDLNIRPHFAKEWDAFRVDGQPWPEYLKKKSCSKEIAKFTSIIKKIGNEQGWTVEELRKMFSNRLLDTLFFE; encoded by the exons ATGGCCCCCGGTTTGATTCTGGAGGATGGGTGCATTAATAAGCGCAAGGTGATGCAAGATGAAGGAGCCTGCCGTGAGGCATTGAGACGTTGCAAGGCAGCGGACAAGCAGCTGTTTGATCGGACTCTCAACGGTTACCCTCCAAGGCAGAAGCTACTGCTGGAGAAGTTTGTAACAGGTGAAACAAAGGAATCCCTAACTGATCGGTTCGACGTCGTTGCAAAGCAAGCAGACCAAGAGAAAGTAAGTATCGGGGACCTCATTCCGATCGATCTGGATATCTACAATGATAAGGAGAAAAAAGATCCAATTGAG TCTTACAAGTACGCAACATTCTACAACTGGGGGCAGAATATCCTCAATGGCCCGTTGTATACTTGTATTCCCAAGACAGTCTTTGGAGTACAATCCATTGTGACTCTTGCAAAGAGCATCAGATGCGGTGTTCGCGTCGCTGGATACC GGCATTCatggtcgtcaatttttggTCGTGACAAGAGCGAGGATAGACCCTTCATCCTCATCTCACTCCTTGCATTGGAAAGAGCAATTTTAGGAGCACAAGCAAATGAAGAGGCTCTAGGAAAATGGAGCAACATAAAAATTGAGCTGAACAAAATTGAAGCCTTGGACCAGCGTCCCAGCTCTATCTCTTCCGACCAAACTCTTGTTCGCATAGGCTGTTCTGCTACCAACGAGGACCTACGAAGGTGGTGTTTAGACAAGAAGCTCCTAACTTTACCACTAAATGTGATCATGGTTGCAATTACTCTTGGAGGAAGCAATGCTCCCATTTG CCATGGTGCTGGAATTAAGCAGAAAACACTCAGTGATCTTGTTTATGCTGTGGAATATGTCGACGTGAACGGCAAGCTCCAGAAAATAACACAGGATCAAAAGGAGTTTCTTTCAGTTGCCAGCGGATGCTTTGGGCTGCTAGGGGTTGTCACCCACCTTACACTTGTTTTGGATAAGATGAGCTATGCTGCCATGAAACCCTTGAAGGTGCCTGTGTTAGAAGCTATCCCACCTCCAGAAGATATGGTAAAAGATTTGCCAAAGGAGCTCAAAGATAAATACGACAAATACAAGCCAGACCAAATTAAGAAGTTCGTACAGGACTTCGAGAAACGTGCTATGAATGAATATTACGCGGAGTGGTTCTGGTTTCCACTCCATGACCAAGTCTGGATCAACACATGGTCTCTGACACAAGACTCGGCTTCCGTTAAGGATTACCCTGATACTGACGAGATACTGAAACAGGTGAATGAGACATTTGCGCTGGAGTTTTTGCAGGAATCCTATCGTAAAGACAGGTTTATGTCACCCGAATCTGCAACAAAGTTTATCT CGCAATTGGCTATGGATGCCTTGCCTGCTGACTGCACGATTGAAACTTGGCTTCCAAACGCGCTGCATTTTCGACGTGGTATCCACAACGTTCGGGTTCGAGACGTCGAACTTGAAATACCC CTTCCCAGCTCGAAAACGAATTCAAACACCCCGGACCTTGGCATTGTCCGAAAGGCCTGGTGGCAAGCAATTCTTCTGACATACGAGAACATTGCCACATGCCCGATGCGGATGCCTCTTGAAGTGCGCATCATGGGCGGCAGCGATGTTTTAATGGCACCACAGTACGGTAACAAATTAGGAACTTGTGCTATGGAGATTTTAACACCGCGCTTTATGGAAGCCGAATGGCACGACTTTGCACAGGCAATGATTGACAAATGGATGACTCTCAGGCAGTGGAATGGTCAAGATCTTAACATTCGCCCCCATTTTGCCAAGGAATG GGACGCATTCCGAGTTGATGGTCAGCCATGGCCGGAGtatctgaagaagaagagctgcAGCAAGGAAATTGCTAAGTTCACCTCAATAATTAAGAAAATTGGTAACGAACAGGGGTGGACTGTTGAAGAACTTCGGAAGATGTTCTCGAACCGGTTGCTTGATACATTATTCTTCGAGTAA
- a CDS encoding uncharacterized protein (EggNog:ENOG410PME9~TransMembrane:1 (o302-323i)) — translation MAPGLILEDGCINKRKVMQDEGACREALRRCKAADKQLFDRTLNGYPPRQKLLLEKFVTGETKESLTDRFDVVAKQADQEKVSIGDLIPIDLDIYNDKEKKDPIESYKYATFYNWGQNILNGPLYTCIPKTVFGVQSIVTLAKSIRCGVRVAGYRHSWSSIFGRDKSEDRPFILISLLALERAILGAQANEEALGKWSNIKIELNKIEALDQRPSSISSDQTLVRIGCSATNEDLRRWCLDKKLLTLPLNVIMVAITLGGSNAPICHGAGIKQKTLSDLVYAVEYVDVNGKLQKITQDQKEFLSVASGCFGLLGVVTHLTLVLDKMSYAAMKPLKVPVLEAIPPPEDMVKDLPKELKDKYDKYKPDQIKKFVQDFEKRAMNEYYAEWFWFPLHDQVWINTWSLTQDSASVKDYPDTDEILKQVNETFALEFLQESYRKDRFMSPESATKFISQLAMDALPADCTIETWLPNALHFRRGIHNVRVRDVELEIPLPSSKTNSNTPDLGIVRKAWWQAILLTYENIATCPMRMPLEVRIMGGSDVLMAPQYGNKLGTCAMEILTPRFMEAEWHDFAQAMIDKWMTLRQWNGQDLNIRPHFAKEWYVFTHQITPNTSEGRNEMKRVIDNFLQGRIPS, via the exons ATGGCCCCCGGTTTGATTCTGGAGGATGGGTGCATTAATAAGCGCAAGGTGATGCAAGATGAAGGAGCCTGCCGTGAGGCATTGAGACGTTGCAAGGCAGCGGACAAGCAGCTGTTTGATCGGACTCTCAACGGTTACCCTCCAAGGCAGAAGCTACTGCTGGAGAAGTTTGTAACAGGTGAAACAAAGGAATCCCTAACTGATCGGTTCGACGTCGTTGCAAAGCAAGCAGACCAAGAGAAAGTAAGTATCGGGGACCTCATTCCGATCGATCTGGATATCTACAATGATAAGGAGAAAAAAGATCCAATTGAG TCTTACAAGTACGCAACATTCTACAACTGGGGGCAGAATATCCTCAATGGCCCGTTGTATACTTGTATTCCCAAGACAGTCTTTGGAGTACAATCCATTGTGACTCTTGCAAAGAGCATCAGATGCGGTGTTCGCGTCGCTGGATACC GGCATTCatggtcgtcaatttttggTCGTGACAAGAGCGAGGATAGACCCTTCATCCTCATCTCACTCCTTGCATTGGAAAGAGCAATTTTAGGAGCACAAGCAAATGAAGAGGCTCTAGGAAAATGGAGCAACATAAAAATTGAGCTGAACAAAATTGAAGCCTTGGACCAGCGTCCCAGCTCTATCTCTTCCGACCAAACTCTTGTTCGCATAGGCTGTTCTGCTACCAACGAGGACCTACGAAGGTGGTGTTTAGACAAGAAGCTCCTAACTTTACCACTAAATGTGATCATGGTTGCAATTACTCTTGGAGGAAGCAATGCTCCCATTTG CCATGGTGCTGGAATTAAGCAGAAAACACTCAGTGATCTTGTTTATGCTGTGGAATATGTCGACGTGAACGGCAAGCTCCAGAAAATAACACAGGATCAAAAGGAGTTTCTTTCAGTTGCCAGCGGATGCTTTGGGCTGCTAGGGGTTGTCACCCACCTTACACTTGTTTTGGATAAGATGAGCTATGCTGCCATGAAACCCTTGAAGGTGCCTGTGTTAGAAGCTATCCCACCTCCAGAAGATATGGTAAAAGATTTGCCAAAGGAGCTCAAAGATAAATACGACAAATACAAGCCAGACCAAATTAAGAAGTTCGTACAGGACTTCGAGAAACGTGCTATGAATGAATATTACGCGGAGTGGTTCTGGTTTCCACTCCATGACCAAGTCTGGATCAACACATGGTCTCTGACACAAGACTCGGCTTCCGTTAAGGATTACCCTGATACTGACGAGATACTGAAACAGGTGAATGAGACATTTGCGCTGGAGTTTTTGCAGGAATCCTATCGTAAAGACAGGTTTATGTCACCCGAATCTGCAACAAAGTTTATCT CGCAATTGGCTATGGATGCCTTGCCTGCTGACTGCACGATTGAAACTTGGCTTCCAAACGCGCTGCATTTTCGACGTGGTATCCACAACGTTCGGGTTCGAGACGTCGAACTTGAAATACCC CTTCCCAGCTCGAAAACGAATTCAAACACCCCGGACCTTGGCATTGTCCGAAAGGCCTGGTGGCAAGCAATTCTTCTGACATACGAGAACATTGCCACATGCCCGATGCGGATGCCTCTTGAAGTGCGCATCATGGGCGGCAGCGATGTTTTAATGGCACCACAGTACGGTAACAAATTAGGAACTTGTGCTATGGAGATTTTAACACCGCGCTTTATGGAAGCCGAATGGCACGACTTTGCACAGGCAATGATTGACAAATGGATGACTCTCAGGCAGTGGAATGGTCAAGATCTTAACATTCGCCCCCATTTTGCCAAGGAATGGTATGTTTTTACCCATCAGATTACACCGAATACTTCAGAGGGACGGAATGAAATGAAGCGGGTGATTGACAACTTTCTACAGGGACGCATTCCGAGTTGA